From the genome of Kryptolebias marmoratus isolate JLee-2015 linkage group LG19, ASM164957v2, whole genome shotgun sequence, one region includes:
- the gtf2a1 gene encoding transcription initiation factor IIA subunit 1: MASSANSNPVPKLYRSVIEDVINEVRELFLDEGVDEQVLHELKTLWENKLLQSKAVEGFHSDEQAALQAAQQQQVQQVTQTAQAQQVILPPQQQQAPQPQVIVQDPKILQHMSATGMSAAATAATLALPTGVTPYQQLITNQGQILQVVRASNGAQYIIQQPQQPIVLQQPMQSGGVQAPVIQQVLAPLQGGLPQQTGVIIQPQQIVLASGNKVQGNAQVMQAAAMVPQPGQAAGGAAAAGAAAQVQQVQQAQVAAAPQAPPQPQAQQQQQPQAQQPPMMLQVDGAGDTSSDEDEDEEEEYDEDDDEEKDKDGGEDGQVEEEPLNSGDDVSDDDGGELFDTENVVVCQYDKIHRSKNKWKFHLKDGIMNLNGKDYVFSKAIGDAEW; this comes from the exons CCTAAACTATATAGGTCTGTGATTGAGGACGTAATCAACGAGGTCCGGGAGCTGTTCTTGGATGAGGGAGTGGACGAGCAGGTTCTCCACGAGCTGAAGACG TTGTGGGAGAACAAGCTGCTGCAGTCCAAAGCAGTGGAGGGCTTCCATTCTGATGAGCAGGCGGCCCTGCAGGccgctcagcagcagcaggtgcagCAGGTGACGCAGACGGCGCAGGCTCAGCAAGTCATCCTGCCCCCTCAGCAGCAGCAAG ctcCCCAGCCGCAAGTCATTGTTCAGGATCCTAAGATTCTGCAGCACATGAGTGCTACAGGGATG AGTgcagcagccacagcagcaACCCTCGCTTTACCCACAGGCGTCACGCCGTACCAGCAGCTCATCACTAACCAAG GTCAGATCCTGCAGGTGGTGCGTGCTTCCAACGGGGCTCAGTACATCATCCAGCAGCCACAGCAGCCCATCGTGTTGCAGCAGCCGATGCAGTCCGGGGGGGTGCAGGCGCCCGTTATACAGCAG GTCCTGGCTCCTCTGCAGGGAGGTCTGCCCCAGCAGACAGGAGTCATCATCCAGCCGCAGCAGATCGTTTTAGCTTCAGGAAACAAAGTCCAAGGCAATGCACAG GTGATGCAGGCAGCAGCCATGGTGCCGCAGCCGGGtcaggctgcaggaggagcgGCCGccgcaggagcagcagctcaggtCCAACAGGTCCAGCAGGCCCAGGTCGCAGCTGCGCCACAGGCCCCCCCGCAGCCTCaggcccagcagcagcagcagccccaaGCGCAGCAGCCTCCCATGATGCTCCAGGTGGACGGAGCCGGAGACACCTCCTCAGACGAGgacgaggatgaggaggaggagtacGACGAAGATGACGACGAGGAGAAGGACAAGGATGGTGGGGAGGATGGACAGGTGGAAGAG GAGCCTCTGAACAGCGGGGACGACGTCAGCGACGACGATGGAGGGGAGCTGTTCGACACAGAGAACGTCGTGGTGTGCCAGTACGATAAG ATCCACAGAAGTAAGAACAAATGGAAATTCCACCTGAAGGACGGGATTATGAACCTTAACGGCAAAGATTATGTGTTTTCCAAAGCCATCGGTGACGCCGAGTGGTGA